DNA from Oncorhynchus masou masou isolate Uvic2021 chromosome 5, UVic_Omas_1.1, whole genome shotgun sequence:
ATGGCCCAGAGTGCCACTTTCCCCAAGGGGTGGGATGTGTAACTGTGGCCTGACTGTGTGCTGACTAACTGGCCTTCCACACATACCTAATACATAACATTTGTGGcaaatggccatcacaaagccttgacctcaatcctatagaaaatgtgtgggcagaactgaaaaagcgagtgcgagcaaggaggcatacatacctgactcagttaccaGCTCTGGGGgccgaaattcacccaacttattgtaggaagcttgtggaaggctactcaaaacatttttacccaggttaaacaattaaaaggcaatgttaccaaatactaattgagtgtatgtaaacttctgacccactggaaatatgatgaaagaattaaaagctgaaataaatcattctctctactgagtttttaaatgtatttggctaaagtgtaatgtaaacttctgaattcaGCTGTATTATGTGACTagttaaacacatttttactcctgaacatagTTAGGTATGCCATAAGAggttgaataattattgactcAAGAAATTTCTGCTTTTCGTTTTTAATTAAGGTAATTAATAATTAAGGTAGGTCAATTAATATAGGAATGTATAACTAACTTTCTTATAACTCTGTTCTTGATGAACGTCCTGTAGGAAATCTTTGGCCCagttctgtctgtctatgtttacCCTGAGAACAACTACAAGGAGGTTCTAAACCTTATAGACAACACATCACCATACGCCCTGACAGGAGCGGTCTTCGCTCTTGACAAGTAAGTTAGAACACtccatttgtttttttatgttgTGGCATAATTTTACTGTGAAAGGGTTGCTTGCTCCATAAAGACTGAACATAATATAGTTATCCCTATAACTTTTCAGATAATTTATTATGGACGCCAACCATGCCTACTATGATCTGCTCATTGTTAATAGATTTGACTTTACACAGAAATTGACACTTGTCAAGAAAACGTTGTAATCCTTTAATCATATTTGTTCCAGGAATGTTGTAGATGAGGCAGCTAAGGCCTTGAGGAACGCTGCAGGAAATTACTACGTGAATGACAAATCCACCGGCTCGATTGTCGCCCAGCAGCCATTTGGTGGCGCCAGAGCTTCAGGTAAAATGACCCACACCACTCCAAAGCTTTGATATTCATTTGACTGTCAACAGTTCTATGAAGCAGGACTTTTCATGACTCCTGATGAGCTCTATGTGTCTGACATAATGCCTTCTGCCGACATCATTTTTATTAATATGAAATAGGATGAATATAAGCACTTATAACAGCTATAACGTGAACATTCTTGTCTGCATAGGTACCAATGACAAGCCTGGTGGTCCTCACTACGTCCTGCGATGGACATCCCCACAGGTGGTCAAGGCCACCCACGTCCCGCTCAGAGAATGGAAGTACCCATACATGGGTtaaaaagacagtactgtaccccCTCCCCAACCATTTGACCCTCATCCAATCCTAGATTTGTAGAGGAATCTGTCAGCTttttctcctatccctctctccagccAAGACTGACAATGAAATTAAGAGGGGAAACCCTCTCCTTACTCGTCCAAGTTTTAGTCCTTTTTAGCCCTTACAAGCCTGCACTGAAGCTAGACACAAGTACAAATGTAATTATTAGCTCAGGGTTTCCCCAACctggtcctcgggaccccaagggcTGCACGTTTTTGTCCTAGCACTACACcgttgattcaaataatcaactaatcaagctttgattatttgaaatCAACTGTGGAttgttagggcaaaaaccaaaacatgcaccccttgaggtcccgaggaccgagttggGGAAATGCTCTATTAGCTGTTCTAAATTAAAAGGGGGAGCAAAGGCGCCCCTCTCTGGAACTTCATGAGATCAGCAGGAGCTGAGCCAGATCAGACGGCCTGCTAGCTGTCCAGAAGAATGGCACTATGAAACGTCCCATGGATCCACAGACGggaccagttaaaagtttggacacacctactcattcaagggtttttattcgTTTTtgaaactattttctacattgtagaataataagtGAAGActtcaacactatgaaataacacacatggaatcatgtagtaagcaaaaaagtgtttaacaaagtaaaatatattttaagtcattcaaaatagccaccctttggcttgatgaccgctttacacactcttggcattctctcaaccagcttcacgaggaatgatttttcaacagtcttgaaggagttcaaacatgtgttgagcacttgttggctgctcttccttcactctgcggtccaactcatcccaaactatctcaattgggttgaggttgggtgattgtggtgcctagtcatctgatgcagcaccatcactctccttcttggtcaaatagcccttacacagcccggatgtgtgttttggatcattgtcctgttaaaaaacaaatgatagttctaCTAATCGCAAACCAGATAgcatggcgtatcactgcagaatgctgtggtagccatgctgattaagtgtgccttgaattctaaataaatcactgagcaAAGCACtatcacaccacctccatgcttcacggtgggaaccacacgtaagaagatcatccgttcacctactctgcgtctcacaaagacaaggtgggtagaaacaaaaatctcaaatttggactcatcagtccagaggacagatatccaccgttctaatgtccattgcttgggtttcttggcccaagcaagtctcttcttcgtaTTGGTGTcccttagtagtggtttcttagcAGCAATTCGGCCATGAAGGCTTGATGTTGAAATATgcctgttacttgaattctgtgaaacatttatttgggctgcaatttctgaggctgttaactctaatgaacttatcctctgcagcagaagtaactctgggtcttcctttcctgtggcagtcctcatgagagctcaTTTCATCATATCGCTTGATGGTTATCGTGACTGTACTTGAAACTTTGAAAGttattgaaattttccagattgactgaccttgaagtaataatggactgttgtttctctttgcttatttgagctgttcttgccataatatggacttagccctatttggtacaagaccatcttctgtgtaccacccctaccttgtcacaacacaactgattggctcaaatgcattaagaaggaaagaaattccacaaatgaacttttaacgcacacctgttaattggaatgcattccagatgaaaaatatattttgatttgttttacacttttggtttctacatgattccatatgtgctatttcatagttatgatgtcttctgttattctacgatgtagaaaagtgatgataaagaaaaagccttgaatgagtacgtgtgtctaaacttttgactggtactgtagttaaactGTTTGGTCTACCATAGATTCTACAGAGATTTACTATTAGTTCTAATTAATCAGTCTTCTGTTTTTAATTAAATGACTGCTGTTTCTGACAATCTCAGTTTTGACTGGTCCTGAGGCTGTTAAGTTTTCCACAAGTCCTGCTGTATTTCTATTATACAAAACTCACTATATATTACAAGTATTAACTGACCATCTGCCATGACAAAAACAATAACCCAACGTTTCGATAATATTTCATGACCGCTACGGTACAAGTATCAAAACCCAATGTTTAGCATTTTAGGTTTTCTGTTCCCTATGATTGTAAAAAAAGAGGATGGCTTTTACTACCATCCATTGTTGGTGCTAAAAAAGTCCTTACTAACCATCCTTCTTAACCTATATTCAGTAAACATGGTTGTGTGTATCGAAACTGCAATAATGTGGTTTTCCTCACTGTGTTTTGGTTTGCTGTGTTATCACACTGTAATACTCAACCCCCTGACTGTCTGATAGGAAGGTGATGCACTTGTTACACTTGAGCTATGGCTTGGCCTACAGTATCTGGCTATGAGGGTGCCATTGCCTTTTTACTGAAACCCTGCTTTGCCATCTAATCAGGTTTATTTCAGCAACAGCACACTAACTGTTGTTTTCAAATTTTACTGAGTGTTTGtccattaaaaaaaaatgctTCAACTGCATATGATTGCTCAGTCGAAATCTCAATTTCATGTCATCTTGCTTTTAAAACAAAAGTTGAGGAGGATATATTTTCATAAATGTGTTTTCTGTTAAATGTTAATATAAATTATTTGTCTAATGTGCCTGTATTGGCAATATTAGGGATTTACCTTAATTGAATTAGCATTATTATACATTTTCATAATTTCAGAAATTATATTAAACTTGTTTTTAATGTCTTTTTGTTTCTGAATGTGGCTTGCTTGACCATTTCTTGTTGTTAATGAGACTGACACATTTTTAAGTTGGTGTTCCTTCAGTTTCTTTAACCAATTTGAGGAGTTGAAATGAATGTGACCAGTGGGAAATAGGCGCACTGTTCCACACTGAGGTGTCAAAGTACAAATCAGAGATTTTTACTGCCTGttgttggagtgtgtcccagcATACTACCTTGTCACACTCTCTGTGGTGTCTTTAGTGTCACACTCCTGTCACATCAAAGTCAGATGTGAGGAGACCTCATTACTGGGCCTCTGGCATACTCTCCCATTGTTCAAAGTGTTAGAGACACACTTCTACACACAAGGCCAAGCGTCAGTGCTGTAAGTGTATACATGGGAAAGGGATCTGCCTGCCTGACACatcaaaacattaaggacacctgctcttttcataacatagactaaccaggtgaaaactatgatcccttattgatgtcacattttaaatccacttcaatcagtgtagatgaaggggagtagACAGGTTAAAGATTGATCTTTAAGCCTtgacacatggattgtgtacCGTATGTGTGCCAATCAGAATGTGAATGggaaaaacaaaatatttaagtacctttgaacggggtatggtggtaggtgccaaGCGCACCGGTTTtaggtcaagaactgcaacactgctgggtttttcatgctcaacagtttcacatgtgtatcaagaatggtccaccaaccaaaagacatccagccaacttgacacaacagtgggaagcattggagtcaacatgggccagtatccctgtggaacgctttgacaCATTGTAGAGTCCCTCCGTGCCCTAACGAATTGGGTcttttctgagggcaaagggggaggggtgcaactcaatattagtaaggtgttcctaatgttttgtacattcagtgtatagGTCTACAGAACCTGCTCTCTTTTTATACTCAACTTTCTCATCACAACTTATTCCATTGTTTATGAATTCTAATGAGATCAGACAACCAGAGCCAATGTGCAGGCGTAGGCAGTGGTGCTGATTACCTAGAGGGAAATAGAAAGAAACGGATCGTATCCATCATCTAAACAAACCAAATGTTTTAAGCTCTTCACAAGCACATTTGCAACTCATTAGTTGAACATTTCCAAACCATCTGTACTGGACTACAAATGAATTGTTGACCTACTATTCATATTGAAAGAAGTCTGAAGTATAATCTTGTCAAAATTATTCAGGACAAATCCTGGATACTTTATAGTGTCATTACAAAATTACGCCAAGTATTCCAGGAGCTGATCTAATTTGTGATACATACTGCAGTGGAAGGCATTGTTATGCAGATTTATGGAATAACATTATGTCTGTTATGCAGCACAATTGGGAGAGCTCAATGTGTGATGCTTCAAATAAATCCCCATCACCCTTTGAATTATATGATGTCCATTCTTCCCTTCAATGATCAGTAGGCCTATTAATATTCACTGGTCATATCCAACTGTTTATGGTATTGTTATACATGTCAGGTTTATGCCATATTCACATGGAGATTTTTTTCAGATTCCTTTTTTTAACCTTATGGCCTCATACCAGCAATAAAATGCCATGCGTGGGATTGAGAATGTTGGAGCGAAATTCGACACACACTTCTAATTGACAGTTCTGAATGGTGCGACTGTGGGAAAGAAGCTCAGGTTGCAGGTTAGGTAGGGCTTTCCGGAGGCGGCTGTGCTAGCTTTTGTGTTCTAAACAGCAGCTGTACCATTCAATTTGAAAATGTTTACCCAACAGACTCGAGTCATTCATGCCTTCATTCTCCCGCCCAAAATCAACCTTCTGTCGCGACAACACATTTAGAGGTTCTTCTGGTCGGGTTATATTAGAAAAATAGACCACTGCAAACAAAACCACGAAATTAGCGGGGAGTAATTAATGCCCCCAGCTCTTAAAAAGAATGAGTTTTACACAATATAAGATTAGGATTTTCAGTAGAAAATGCGGAGACCACCTGTAGATTTGCATGGCTTCATTTACCCAAGTCATTATCTAAAGTATTACTAGGTCTAAATAATTCTATAggcagggggcggcagggtagcctagtggctagagcgttggaccTGCCACCGGAAGGACCAGCCACCGGAATCACTCCCCGCGGTTACgagctcaaacccccgagctgacaaggtacaaatctgtcgttctgcccctgaacaggcagttaacccattgttcccaggccgtcattaaaaataagaatttgttcttaactgacttgcctggtttaataaaggtaaaattaaataggCCTATTGGTAGATCATTTTGTAATGTGTAACGTTGCCTTTTCATTCCATGACGTCAAATCACATACCTGGCCCTCAGGTGCCACTTTATTGTATGTGCTCTGCTGAGTTGTAGCCTAAGTGTTGTGTCTACAAAGCATGGTTAGACTACACAATAGTTAGAGATTCATACATAAATTgtcatttcatttatttattgggAATATTGCCACATCAATGTGATAGACAATGTTCCAATCACAGTTTGTTTCAGGACAAATTACAATTCAGCAACATAGGGCTGAGGTATTTTCCCAGAAATAGATACAccaatatattataataatatattttaCAATATGTAAAAACATTTTACTTCGCAATTGTAAAGTTAATAATACATGCACAATAGAGGATATTCTACACAGAAGAATAACAATAATTTTATATTTTACGAACAAAAGATAAAATTGTATAGGGAAGAATAATTTCCAACAAGAAGAGAGCATACAGGGTCGTGCTAGACCAAAATATTATCTGGTTTTGACATCGAAAGTTTAATTACTGAAAGTCTCCAAATAGGCTATGAGCATCACCAGGGTCTCCACATGGGCCCTCTTCCACCTGGGGTGACACGTTTCGGAGTGCTGCTGTTGTGAGGGACCGTTGCGCGGTTTGGACTCAGCACGACTCTATCACCGAGTTTCTGAGCGCGATGGAAGTGATTGAGAAGCTTCTGTTGTGAGCCAGTAGGCTGGTTTTTCGCTGAGAGGAAGCGCAGCGTCTCCTCCAGGCAGCGGGTGAATCCCTCCGCGTAGCTTTGGACAGGTGACGCTACGTTGAATGAAGCAGCAAGGCGCATGCTGTTGTCTTTCAGGTAAACCACAGCTGTCTCGAGAATGTCAGCCTTTTCCAGTTTCGAGTTGGGTTGGTGTGCTTGAAGTTCGGTTTTGAGGAGTGTCTTGAGCTGTTCGATGCTGCTGTTAATGCGGTCTCGGCGCatcttttccaccactggttttCTAAGCTGGAGAAAATAAAGGATCTGATTAGTTTAATTGTattttaaaaaatcatgttaaaattCAAACATAACGTATTAAATTGATGAAGATAGAGGTAGCCTATTTGTACTTACTTTGATTTTCTCTTTCGTGGTCATCGCCATGTCGCAAATATTGACAGGAGCCATTGCTGTCGGTCAGTTGTTTGTTCTTGGTAGATAGTCGTCGGATGTTAGAACTGTGGTTTGTCCATCTCGACAGGGCTTCTGTATTTATACACTCATCACACTGTAAACCCGTGTGGGTCTCAGTTTGACAGGAGTTTCACACACTTGCTGGCCAATCAGGAACGCAGACAGTACAATGAAGAGGCTTCAATTACTTCATGCTAAATTGACTGTCTATTGCCTCAGGACAATGAGCGTGTCCCAAAGGAACAGGTGGAGTGTGCAATAAAAGAGTGCTGTGAAGTAGTTGACTCTGTTGCTTGCAACTGCATTCCAAGATGTTGCATCATTCTCATGAAAGACTCAGACCAAAAGGCGGGAAAACAAGTCCTGAATAAGTGAATGGTCACCCAGAAGATTATTCAGTATCAAGGGACCTTACTGCTTTTTCGCGCATTTTTTGGGATAAATCAGTTATTTTGATGAATTCATTCAACCGTACAACATATTTCAAATGCGCATATTATTAGGATTCTTATAGCAACTCTTATAAGGCCTACTATTGTATTATAATAAAAGTATTTACAACAGTATTATAATAAATATAGGCTTATAATTATGTTATTCTAAaactattatcattattattgttCTTCatcttattgttgttgttatattgctatattgtatttacttcgccaccatggccttttttttaactttacctcccttatctcacctcatttgctcagaTCGTATATATACccattttctactgtattattgactgtatgtttgttttattccatgtgtaactctgtgttgttgtatgtgtcgaactgctttgctttatcttggccaggtcgcaattgtaaatgagaacttgttctcaacttgcctacctggtaaaataaaggtgaaataaaatcaaaataaattgttattatttttactattattaTATGTCTGTTGTCActgtaattatatattttttcgaTATAGGATATACAGAAACAGTCTGATAGCTTATGTGAATCTTTGTAAACTACTATTTTCTCTTAGTTCATTTTTTTTTCAGCAATCGGTCAACAATGTATCAACATAATATTTTTCCATATGGCCCCTTGGGAATTAGATGCCTCATTGAGGACCGTGAGTAATGCGGTATTGAGAAAGGCACACTTCCATTGTTGCTCTGTTGAAAGTGTGCTGTGGGAAAGTTGGAACAACACAGTCTACAGGATTAGTTTTTGAAGAGAGGAGCAGCTGGCTTCTGTGCGCGGGAAACCTCTGTCAGCTCGGGTGAACTTTACAAGACCTGTTTCCCCCAAACGATTTATAAATCCACTAGAATACTATTTGGGTGCACTGTGTTGAAGCCGCCGTGCCgccatcttggcactcccccaccgttgtaaaaaaaaaaaattattttggaagttatagaaatgcatttattaatgtctacattaaTTTTTGCCACATTTATTATGTTACAGACAACTTAATgtatacttttaaattatattatgttgtctgtctgtctgtccgtccgtccgtccgtccgtctgtctgtctgtctgtctgtctgtctgtctgtccgtccgtccgtccgtccgtccgtctatAAACATTCTCCTTAAAGTACAATTACTTGTGTTACTGTccccacaacaacaaaacatattttgataCATTTAATTTTGCCCTGAAACATTTAGTTGAAACACTGTAAAATTCCATTAATTTCTATGGAGGACTGCCCCTACTGGAGTGTCAATATGGCCGAcaggtggcttcaaagcctctcaatggccaatacatagcatggcaatccagggtttatatgcatttatatgcatatttttcatctaaggcactgcatcgtagtgcatctggttcgatcccgggctgtatcacaaccggccatgatcgggagtcccatagggcggcgcacaattggcccagcatcatccaggTTAGAGGAAGGTTTGGCCTGGgtatgctgtcattgtaaataagaatttttttcttaactgacttgcctagttaaataaagataaaataaataaatacaaaattatgtagacatcccttcaaattagtggatttggttatttcagACACATCCATTGCAGAtaagtgtataaaatcgagcacaccaccatgcaatctccacagacaaacactggatgtagaatggccttactgaagagctcagtgacattcaacgtggcaccttcatactgtaggatgccacctttccaacaagtgctgttattgtgaagtggaaacttctaggagcaatAATGGCTCagtcgcgaagtggtaggccacacaagctcacagaataggacagttccaaactgcctctggaggcaacgtcagcacaagaactgttcgccgacagcttcatgaaatggggttccatggccgagcagctgcacacaagcctaaaactACCATGTGCAATGACAAGCTTCGGCTGtccgccattgaactctggactcttgagcagtggaaatgcgttctctggtgtgatgaatcacgcttcaccatctgggagTCCGACTGACGAAtttgggtttggaggatgccaggagaacacactgttccaacatctagtggaaagccttcccagaagagtggaggatgttgtagcagcaaaggagggagcAACTCcaaattaatgcccatgattttggaatgaggttCGATgagctggtgtccacatacttttggtcatgtagtgtacagcCTTTTCTGACGTaagggcattcatacttctttCTCAGAGCTGTTGAGCAGAGCTgatgtgaaggaagttgtcaaggaagtgaatttgtgtttatacaggacctcccgccccCAACTACCATCAACCAATTAATGTCTAAGCCGAGctatatcaatcaaatgtatttataaagcccttttatcATCAGCCGATATCACAAAGTgccatacagaaacccagcctcaaaccccaaacagcaagcactgTTACAAAATTTAGGAGGCGTACGGCTATGCAGTAcagagctcaatttggcctctgcatgGATCCAGCACCTCCACAGTTGCGTCACACCCTCCATACGGAGCCTCTGATCACATTTTCAGATCAAGCATAAAAGATGCTGCATGGTCAATCTGATGTCTGAATTAGCCGTACAGCGTTTACGGGGAtatggcctctgcagaagtcagggcattcatacttcttgcacTTCGAGGAGCAGCACAGAGCTGTTGAGCAGAGTTgctgtgaaggaagttgtcaaggaagtgagtttgtgtttatacaggaccccTTGCCCTCACCTAcggtcaaccaatcatgtcaatgtggagctaatTTTACAAAATTTGGGTGGCACACAGCGATGCAGTACGGAGGTCATTTTGGCTTCTGTATGCCCCCGGAGGCTCCTCCATtttcggatcaagcataaatttGCTTTAAAGTGGCTCTTAGGGCATCAGTCCGGTTGTGCAACAACTGTGGAATGTTAGAATTTCAATGCAATTTTCATTGGTATTGTTAACGTCCACAAAATTACCCAGATAATAATGACTTGTTTATTTTCAATGGGAAAGGTGTGCAGCAACAATTGCTGGCAACATTGCTCAGCAACATTGCCGAAAAAAATTGCCAATGTATCACGGccttaagtgtgtgtgtatgcctatACTGTATAGGATAATGTAGCTTGAAAACAACATGCTGAATCAATAGCCTGTCTACTTCAAAAATAGTTGGGTGCCGCTGAATCCTCTTAGATCTTCTATAAAAATGAAATGGACAGCCCTCCAGCCATTTCTTTTATTCACCCTGTTTCTGTGTATTTTTCTATCTTCAGGATTACTGGAGATTGTGAGATTGTCTTAACCAGCCTTGCATCTCCCAGatgtatccctcttcctctcccgccGAACTGGGCCATGTAAAAGGGCATAATGCATTCCTGGCTGTTTTGCTGAACCAGGCTTTGACTCTGGGTGCCCCTACGAGGGCACAGCTCTCTCACAAAGAGAGGGGCAGGTGCTTGGCGTCACGCGCCTCATCAAGTAGGGGGGTATCCTTGTGACTTGAACCACACAGGGAACCTGGGAAATGCCTGACCTCTCTTTATACCAGAGAAATCCCCCTTGATGTGTGCGCTGGTCTATGGCATTCCATGGACATGAAATTCACAGTAAAGGCGTGCAGCGGACAAAGCCACTTGAAGCGGGAAATTGTGGTATTGTCAAATGTACGCCTTCTGTCTTAATCAAGGCCTCTTTTAGTATTGTCACTGGGGCAGTGTGTTGGTGGCCAGTTATAAGACGCACACATAATACATCATCCTCTAGCTCTGCAATGTACCACAGAAGGTTATTTCCATTAACTTGACCTGGAGTGTACAGGTTCAATATTCTGAAGGCATCATTGGATTGTGTATTTACTTTATGCTCATGTGTTCATTCCATTAAATGACTTAACAAATAACAAACAGCTAACATTTCATTGGCTTCACATCATGATAGCAGACGCAAGTCTTATTATTTTTATTCCAGTATGATCTACCTGTTACTTCCTCTAGGTGTGTGGAGTTTGTGAGAGGCCTGGGCTCCCCAGCAGAGGTCCAGATGGTCTATTGAGGTCCAGGCATAATGAGGGTGTATGGATCAGTGGTGGCCGCAGCCCTGAATGGGGGCTTAAGTGTGGGAAAGAGGGGCAGGTCTGAGCTCTCACACATTCCtcactggagagggagaaggcttTGGCTGAACACAGAGGCATCTGGATTCAAAGCCATGGAGACTgtttggtgcgtgtgtgtgtgtgcgtgtgcgtgtgcgtgtgtgtgtgtgtgtgtgtgtgtccaacgtGCCTCTCTTG
Protein-coding regions in this window:
- the LOC135527666 gene encoding transcription factor HES-5-like encodes the protein MAPVNICDMAMTTKEKIKLRKPVVEKMRRDRINSSIEQLKTLLKTELQAHQPNSKLEKADILETAVVYLKDNSMRLAASFNVASPVQSYAEGFTRCLEETLRFLSAKNQPTGSQQKLLNHFHRAQKLGDRVVLSPNRATVPHNSSTPKRVTPGGRGPMWRPW